One genomic segment of Streptomyces sp. RerS4 includes these proteins:
- a CDS encoding acetoin utilization protein AcuC: MSGRGLLMWDEAVTRYDFGPSHPMDPVRLALTMGLVRAFGLDREMEVRAAPAAGDSTLRLVHREDYVDAVREVSADPGVADGSYGLGTIDDPAFHGMHEASALIAGQSVAAAEAIWRGEGGGHAVNFAGGLHHAMPGGAAGFCVYNDAALAIARLLELGAERVAYVDVDVHHGDGVQTAFWDDPRVLTISMHEHPRTLFPQTGWPEETGGQAAEGSAVNLALPAGTGDAGWLRAFHAVVPELLEDFRPQVLVTQHGADTHFEDPLAHLAVSLDAQRTVQESCHRLAHSYADGRWLALGGGGYAVVDVVPRSWTHLVGIAAHRPVDPAAEIPRAWRDEVYARTRQLAPARMTDGRTVEWREWEAGYDPADRTDQAVLATRRAVFPLRGMLT; this comes from the coding sequence ATGAGCGGCCGCGGGTTGTTGATGTGGGACGAGGCGGTAACGAGGTATGACTTCGGACCGAGCCATCCGATGGACCCGGTGCGCCTGGCGCTGACCATGGGCCTGGTACGCGCCTTCGGGCTGGACCGGGAGATGGAGGTACGGGCGGCGCCGGCCGCCGGGGACTCCACGCTGAGGCTGGTGCACCGCGAGGACTACGTGGACGCCGTGCGCGAGGTGTCGGCGGATCCCGGGGTGGCGGACGGCTCGTACGGGCTCGGGACGATCGACGATCCGGCGTTCCACGGGATGCACGAGGCCTCGGCGTTGATCGCGGGGCAGTCGGTGGCGGCGGCGGAGGCGATCTGGCGGGGGGAGGGCGGCGGGCACGCGGTGAACTTCGCGGGCGGGCTGCATCACGCGATGCCGGGCGGTGCGGCCGGGTTCTGCGTGTACAACGACGCGGCGCTGGCGATCGCGCGGCTGCTGGAGTTGGGCGCGGAGCGGGTCGCTTACGTGGACGTGGACGTCCATCACGGGGACGGGGTGCAGACGGCGTTCTGGGACGACCCCCGGGTGCTGACGATCTCGATGCACGAGCATCCGCGGACGCTGTTCCCGCAGACCGGGTGGCCGGAGGAGACCGGTGGGCAGGCGGCGGAGGGCAGCGCCGTCAACCTGGCGCTGCCGGCGGGTACCGGTGACGCGGGGTGGCTGCGGGCGTTCCACGCGGTGGTGCCGGAGCTGCTGGAGGACTTCCGGCCACAGGTGCTGGTGACCCAGCACGGGGCCGACACGCATTTCGAGGATCCACTGGCGCACCTGGCTGTGTCGCTGGACGCGCAGCGGACCGTCCAGGAGTCGTGTCACAGGCTGGCGCACTCGTACGCGGACGGGCGGTGGCTGGCGCTCGGCGGTGGGGGGTACGCGGTGGTGGACGTCGTGCCGCGGTCGTGGACGCACCTGGTGGGGATCGCCGCGCACCGGCCGGTGGATCCGGCGGCGGAGATCCCGCGCGCGTGGCGGGACGAGGTGTACGCGCGGACGCGGCAGCTCGCGCCGGCGCGGATGACGGACGGGCGGACGGTGGAGTGGCGGGAGTGGGAGGCGGGCTACGATCCGGCCGACCGGACGGACCAGGCGGTGCTGGCGACCCGCCGGGCGGTGTTCCCGCTGCGGGGGATGCTGACGTAG
- a CDS encoding MFS transporter, which yields MTDDVRLRRGRSALGFSFFAQGVAFALLVTRIPAIQDRYGISDGLLPVFLAAVPILAGVSSVATEHLVKRVAPSVVLRWAQPVVLLALLGVGAGSRLWHVAVALGVFGLAVGALDASMNMLGVSLQRAYGRSIMLGFHASYSLGGILGASAAWVGAHWHLALVTGYLPAVAVVLPLALLGSRYYVDGRADADVRQAGKGLGAGGGKLLLPLCLVMACAYIGDSTVANWSAKYLQDVLGSSEQLATVPYNVYMVTTLIGRSVGDLGVRRFGAVAMVRAGSVVAAGGFAVVAAAPGAWTGMLGFTLLGIGLCVIVPQTFAAAGRLFPGASDTAVARLNIFNYVGFLIGSPLVGGIGDAWSYRGAMLVPMVLVLVTLVSARSFGVDGARYGVRHERPRVVDVGRGGNEV from the coding sequence ATGACGGATGATGTGCGGCTGCGGCGCGGGCGTAGCGCTCTGGGGTTCAGCTTCTTCGCGCAGGGAGTCGCCTTCGCGTTGCTCGTGACCCGGATTCCGGCCATCCAGGACCGGTACGGGATATCCGACGGGCTGCTGCCCGTCTTCCTCGCCGCCGTGCCGATCCTCGCCGGGGTCTCCAGCGTCGCCACCGAGCACCTGGTGAAGCGGGTCGCGCCCAGTGTGGTGCTGCGGTGGGCACAGCCCGTGGTGCTGCTGGCGCTGCTCGGGGTGGGTGCCGGGAGCCGGCTGTGGCACGTGGCGGTGGCGCTCGGGGTGTTCGGGCTCGCGGTGGGGGCGTTGGACGCCTCGATGAACATGCTCGGGGTGAGCCTCCAGCGGGCGTACGGGCGCAGCATCATGTTGGGCTTCCACGCCTCGTACAGTCTCGGCGGGATTTTGGGCGCGTCGGCGGCGTGGGTCGGGGCGCATTGGCATCTGGCGCTGGTCACGGGGTACCTGCCGGCGGTGGCGGTGGTGCTGCCGCTCGCGTTGCTGGGGAGTCGGTACTACGTGGACGGGCGCGCGGACGCGGACGTCCGGCAGGCCGGGAAGGGGCTGGGGGCCGGCGGGGGGAAGTTGCTGCTGCCGCTGTGCCTGGTGATGGCGTGCGCGTACATCGGGGACTCTACGGTCGCGAACTGGAGTGCCAAGTACCTCCAGGACGTGCTGGGGAGTTCGGAGCAGCTCGCGACGGTCCCCTACAACGTGTACATGGTGACCACGCTGATCGGTCGGTCGGTGGGTGACCTGGGGGTGCGTCGGTTCGGGGCGGTGGCCATGGTGCGGGCGGGCTCGGTGGTGGCGGCCGGCGGGTTCGCGGTGGTGGCGGCCGCGCCGGGGGCGTGGACGGGGATGCTGGGGTTCACGTTGCTGGGCATCGGGTTGTGCGTGATCGTGCCGCAGACCTTCGCCGCCGCCGGGCGGCTCTTCCCCGGGGCCTCGGACACGGCGGTCGCCCGGCTGAACATCTTCAACTATGTGGGTTTCCTGATCGGTTCGCCGCTGGTGGGCGGGATCGGGGACGCCTGGAGCTACCGGGGCGCGATGCTCGTGCCGATGGTCCTGGTGCTGGTCACGCTGGTATCGGCCCGCTCGTTCGGCGTGGACGGTGCCCGATACGGTGTGCGGCATGAGCGGCCGCGGGTTGTTGATGTGGGACGAGGCGGTAACGAGGTATGA
- a CDS encoding HAD family hydrolase, with protein sequence MGYELVIFDNDGVLVDSEPLANSILAAYLTELGFPTTEEESLRDYMGASAHRVRDLVYERTGQRLPEEFDHTLQERVSAAFERDARAVPGVTEVLGELSALGVPYCLVSSGSHARIRAGQMGAGLDEWFEEEWIFSADDVGRGKPAPDLYLHAADMMGVAPARCVVIEANPLGVQAARAAGMDVFGFTSMVPAEGLAGATACFGEMKELFPLLGLGA encoded by the coding sequence ATGGGCTATGAGCTGGTCATCTTCGACAACGACGGCGTCCTCGTGGACAGCGAGCCGCTCGCGAACTCCATCCTCGCCGCGTACCTGACGGAGCTGGGGTTCCCCACGACGGAGGAGGAGTCCCTGCGCGACTACATGGGCGCCTCCGCGCACCGGGTGCGCGATCTGGTCTACGAACGGACCGGGCAGAGGTTGCCCGAGGAGTTCGACCACACGCTCCAGGAGCGGGTGTCGGCCGCGTTTGAGCGGGACGCGCGGGCGGTGCCGGGGGTGACCGAGGTGCTCGGGGAGCTGTCCGCGCTCGGTGTGCCGTACTGCCTGGTCTCCTCCGGGAGTCATGCGCGGATCCGGGCCGGCCAGATGGGGGCCGGGCTCGACGAGTGGTTCGAGGAGGAGTGGATCTTCAGCGCCGACGATGTGGGCCGGGGGAAGCCGGCGCCCGATCTGTACCTGCACGCCGCCGACATGATGGGCGTCGCGCCGGCGCGGTGCGTGGTGATCGAGGCCAACCCTCTCGGGGTGCAGGCCGCGCGGGCGGCCGGGATGGACGTCTTCGGATTCACCTCGATGGTCCCCGCCGAGGGACTCGCCGGAGCCACCGCCTGCTTCGGGGAGATGAAGGAGCTGTTCCCGCTCCTCGGATTGGGCGCGTGA